The following proteins are encoded in a genomic region of Dyadobacter sp. UC 10:
- a CDS encoding helix-turn-helix domain-containing protein has product MAHTTSNPKIHEGRNLKRFREMLGIKQDAFAFQLGEDWNQQKVSLLEQKEKIDANILNEVAAVLKIPAEAIQHFEEEKAINIITNTFNNHDQSNGMNIYPTFHQHPIDKIIQFHEEKIALYERMLKEKDEMMAMLKEVIEKK; this is encoded by the coding sequence ATGGCACATACTACTTCAAATCCAAAGATCCATGAAGGGCGCAATCTTAAACGTTTCCGCGAAATGCTAGGTATTAAGCAAGATGCCTTTGCATTTCAGCTCGGCGAAGATTGGAATCAGCAAAAAGTCTCACTTCTCGAACAAAAAGAAAAGATTGACGCCAACATTTTAAATGAGGTTGCCGCAGTTCTTAAAATACCTGCCGAGGCTATTCAACATTTTGAAGAAGAAAAGGCTATTAATATTATCACGAACACATTTAATAATCACGACCAGTCAAATGGGATGAATATCTACCCGACGTTCCATCAGCATCCTATTGATAAGATCATCCAATTTCATGAGGAAAAGATTGCATTGTATGAGCGAATGTTAAAGGAGAAAGATGAAATGATGGCAATGTTGAAGGAGGTGATTGAGAAGAAATAA
- a CDS encoding UPF0175 family protein, with translation MTGRYMLLELNDNVISSTGLNEDELRIELAARLYEDEKITVAQGGTMTGLGRIKFQQELGKRRIVCHYDVPDLHADLETLNTLFRDRRN, from the coding sequence TTGACAGGCAGGTATATGCTTTTAGAACTGAATGACAATGTAATTAGTAGCACAGGACTCAATGAGGATGAATTGAGGATCGAGCTGGCTGCGCGTCTGTACGAAGATGAAAAAATAACCGTAGCTCAGGGAGGTACCATGACCGGTCTGGGGCGTATCAAGTTTCAGCAGGAGTTGGGAAAGCGTAGAATTGTGTGCCATTATGATGTTCCAGATCTACATGCTGATCTGGAAACACTAAATACATTATTTCGTGATCGTCGTAATTGA
- the chrA gene encoding chromate efflux transporter, whose amino-acid sequence MDILLLSLTAFGGPQVHLMMMIERLVRKRRYITEEELLELQALCQILPGPSSTQTVTAIGLKIGGQPLAYLTLIVWSIPAMVLMTVAAIGIHYLESKSISLDFTKFVGPMAVAFLMYGASSIARRVIHNTQGWTFLIISTILAYLYPSPYMTPVLIVLGGVAASLNFKKHEKMDKAPIRVKWRPIIFWISVLVAAAIVGKVTNSLPVRLFENFYRNGSLVFGGGQVLIPILYNEFVEFKHYLTDQEFLAGMALTQVVPGPVFSIATFVGSVSLQTHGIFGQIVGGFVATAGIFLPGTFFIFFAYPFWDQLKKYRGIRASLEGIHAASCGLTIAAAILLFQPMMTDRQPLFTVIVTMLVLTFTKTPSYLIIIVGLVLGLVT is encoded by the coding sequence ATGGATATCCTCTTGTTGTCGCTGACGGCATTCGGCGGACCGCAGGTACACCTGATGATGATGATCGAAAGGCTTGTCCGGAAGCGCCGTTACATTACCGAGGAGGAATTACTTGAATTACAGGCACTTTGCCAAATACTGCCCGGCCCGAGTTCTACGCAAACGGTGACTGCCATCGGCCTTAAAATTGGCGGTCAGCCGCTGGCTTATCTGACACTCATTGTCTGGTCGATTCCAGCGATGGTACTGATGACGGTCGCCGCGATCGGTATTCACTATCTGGAATCCAAATCCATTTCGCTCGATTTCACCAAGTTTGTAGGCCCGATGGCGGTGGCATTCCTGATGTACGGAGCATCTTCCATTGCCAGAAGAGTGATCCATAACACGCAGGGATGGACTTTTCTGATCATTTCTACCATTCTCGCCTACCTCTACCCTTCTCCCTACATGACGCCGGTGCTGATCGTGTTGGGTGGCGTTGCGGCTTCTCTGAATTTCAAGAAGCATGAAAAAATGGACAAAGCCCCGATCCGGGTGAAATGGCGGCCTATTATATTCTGGATCTCTGTGCTGGTGGCAGCCGCAATTGTGGGTAAGGTTACCAACTCACTACCTGTGAGGCTTTTTGAGAACTTTTACCGGAACGGCAGTCTCGTATTTGGTGGCGGGCAGGTTTTGATCCCTATACTTTACAATGAGTTTGTGGAGTTTAAGCATTACCTGACCGACCAGGAATTCCTTGCGGGTATGGCCCTCACACAGGTAGTGCCCGGACCTGTATTTTCGATTGCCACATTTGTAGGAAGCGTGTCGCTGCAAACGCACGGGATATTCGGGCAGATCGTGGGTGGTTTTGTAGCTACCGCGGGGATATTCCTGCCCGGGACTTTCTTCATTTTCTTCGCATACCCCTTCTGGGACCAGTTGAAAAAATATCGGGGGATCCGCGCCTCGCTCGAAGGCATCCACGCTGCCAGCTGCGGACTTACGATCGCAGCGGCCATTTTGCTATTTCAACCGATGATGACCGACCGGCAACCGCTTTTTACAGTTATTGTCACGATGCTCGTGCTCACATTTACCAAAACCCCCTCCTATCTGATTATCATAGTCGGGCTGGTGCTGGGGCTGGTGACGTAG
- a CDS encoding isopenicillin N synthase family dioxygenase, producing MEPALLNSVPSLDLADFTSGNIEQKDQFVAELGDAFTNIGFVAIKNHGLSDDLREKLYASVQEFFAQPDEVKRKYEFPNLFGQRGYISKGKETAKGFKVADLKEFYHIGQPEPIGNMPSNVFPDGFPDFEKYTLEVYKTFEQTGKILLRSIAIYLHLPEDYFEDKVKNGDSLLRALHYFPIPNPELVPEGAVRAAAHGDINLITLLMGASAEGLEVLRRDGQWIAITALPDQIVVNVGDMLDRLTNHKLKSTIHRVVNPPREKMGTSRYSIPFFMHPRADMDLTSLESCVTAENPKLYTNMTAGEFLDERLRELGLKK from the coding sequence ATGGAACCTGCGCTGCTGAATAGTGTCCCTTCGCTGGACCTGGCCGATTTTACTTCCGGCAATATTGAACAAAAAGACCAATTTGTGGCCGAATTGGGCGATGCATTTACCAACATAGGTTTTGTAGCCATCAAAAACCACGGCCTGAGCGACGACTTGCGGGAGAAATTGTATGCTTCTGTACAGGAATTCTTCGCCCAGCCCGACGAGGTGAAAAGAAAATATGAATTCCCGAACCTCTTTGGGCAGCGAGGTTACATCAGTAAAGGAAAAGAAACCGCAAAAGGGTTTAAGGTAGCTGATTTAAAGGAGTTTTATCACATCGGGCAGCCTGAACCGATCGGCAATATGCCTTCCAATGTATTCCCGGACGGCTTTCCTGATTTTGAAAAATACACCCTGGAAGTTTATAAAACCTTTGAGCAAACGGGTAAAATACTGCTTCGCTCGATTGCGATTTACCTGCATTTGCCCGAGGATTATTTTGAAGACAAAGTAAAAAACGGCGATAGTTTGCTCCGCGCGCTACATTATTTCCCGATACCTAATCCTGAGCTCGTACCCGAAGGTGCTGTGCGGGCAGCTGCACATGGGGATATTAATCTGATTACATTGTTAATGGGCGCCAGTGCAGAGGGCCTGGAAGTGTTGCGCAGGGATGGACAATGGATCGCGATCACTGCATTACCTGACCAGATCGTTGTAAATGTCGGCGACATGCTCGACAGGCTGACCAACCACAAACTCAAATCTACCATTCACCGAGTGGTGAACCCGCCGCGTGAAAAAATGGGTACCTCGCGGTATTCAATACCATTCTTTATGCATCCGCGGGCGGATATGGATCTTACCAGTCTGGAAAGTTGCGTTACGGCGGAAAACCCTAAATTGTACACTAATATGACGGCCGGGGAGTTCCTGGACGAGCGTTTAAGGGAGTTGGGATTAAAAAAATAA
- a CDS encoding sugar phosphate isomerase/epimerase family protein, giving the protein MKQIIRIVCLLAATLTYQQSIAQSKPVYTNPIGLQAYTFRGSWGKGIEATLDTIKSLGVTEMEGGPIQGMTTEELRKQLDKRGIKMVSIGADYKKLAESAEQTIKDAKILGARYVMVAWIPHTGKFDLETVKKAAADFNKAGKALKEAGIELTYHNHGYEFEPYEDGTLFDYLVKNTNPEYVNFEMDLLWTAFPGQDPAALLLKYPTRWKLMHLKDLKKGVVGNLSGGTPTTNDVALGTGSIDIAAALKAAKKVGVKHYFIEDESPSYLKQIPQTIAYIKGLKE; this is encoded by the coding sequence ATGAAGCAAATCATCAGAATTGTGTGTCTGCTCGCGGCCACATTGACTTACCAGCAAAGCATCGCGCAAAGCAAGCCGGTGTATACAAATCCGATCGGATTGCAGGCTTATACATTCCGCGGAAGCTGGGGAAAGGGTATTGAAGCTACGTTAGACACGATCAAGTCGCTGGGTGTCACCGAAATGGAAGGCGGGCCAATCCAGGGGATGACCACCGAAGAATTGCGCAAGCAACTTGACAAGCGTGGCATTAAAATGGTTTCTATCGGTGCCGATTACAAAAAATTGGCAGAAAGCGCGGAGCAAACGATCAAAGACGCGAAAATCCTGGGTGCCAGGTACGTAATGGTAGCCTGGATTCCTCACACTGGAAAATTTGATCTTGAAACAGTTAAAAAAGCAGCTGCTGATTTTAACAAAGCTGGCAAAGCATTGAAAGAAGCCGGTATCGAACTGACTTACCATAACCACGGCTATGAATTCGAGCCTTACGAAGACGGTACATTGTTTGATTATTTAGTCAAAAACACCAATCCTGAATACGTAAACTTTGAAATGGACCTGCTGTGGACCGCATTCCCAGGCCAGGACCCTGCTGCATTACTGCTGAAATACCCGACCCGCTGGAAGTTAATGCACCTGAAAGACCTGAAAAAGGGCGTAGTTGGCAACCTCTCGGGAGGTACCCCGACAACAAATGACGTCGCATTAGGCACAGGCTCCATCGACATTGCCGCCGCATTAAAAGCCGCCAAAAAAGTAGGCGTAAAGCACTATTTCATCGAAGACGAGAGTCCATCTTATTTAAAGCAGATCCCTCAGACTATCGCTTATATTAAGGGCTTGAAGGAATAG
- a CDS encoding M16 family metallopeptidase, producing MKKILFVFLALITLSAQAQNTFKMPAFEQFKLKNGLTVYLMEQHEVPLINVSAVFDAGSINDGDRFGLASMTADALLFGTKKYTKPQIEEMTDFVGATINTYAGKDMAGITSSFAVKDQEKLFDIIQQVLMHPVFDQTEFDKHKQRTIQQLVRQKESPRAVIGSYMNAFMFNNFPYATPGEGIPSTIEKLTAADVKAFYESNYTSGRGAIAIVGDFKAADMKKKVTALFGTWKTAPYRMVKRVAPDLDFEKSRLLLVDKPDARETTFSIGGKGVDFNSPDYVPVMVVNTILGGRFTSWLNDALRVNSGLTYGARSAFIRYKYAGTFSISTFTKNSTTVPAIDMALQVLDSLHKTGINDEILKSAKAYVKGSFPPAFESAGALARLLTDMHIYNFDESYINTFQSKVDGLTTARAKEIIDTYFPKDKLQFVLIGKASEIRDQVKKYGDITEKQIKADGF from the coding sequence ATGAAAAAGATACTATTTGTGTTTCTGGCCCTGATCACGCTGTCGGCCCAGGCGCAAAACACTTTCAAAATGCCGGCTTTCGAGCAATTCAAGCTCAAAAACGGACTTACCGTTTACCTGATGGAGCAGCATGAAGTACCGCTGATCAACGTTTCGGCGGTATTCGATGCAGGCTCGATCAACGATGGCGACCGATTCGGATTGGCCAGCATGACGGCAGATGCACTGCTTTTTGGGACCAAAAAGTACACGAAACCGCAAATCGAGGAAATGACCGATTTCGTGGGGGCGACGATCAACACCTATGCGGGCAAAGATATGGCGGGTATTACTTCTTCGTTTGCGGTGAAAGATCAGGAAAAGCTGTTTGACATTATCCAGCAGGTGTTAATGCACCCGGTTTTTGATCAGACTGAATTTGACAAACACAAGCAGCGTACCATTCAGCAGCTGGTGAGGCAAAAAGAAAGTCCGCGCGCGGTGATCGGGAGTTACATGAATGCATTCATGTTCAACAACTTTCCCTATGCAACCCCGGGAGAAGGAATACCTTCGACCATTGAAAAGCTGACAGCCGCCGACGTGAAAGCATTTTACGAAAGCAATTATACTTCCGGCCGCGGTGCCATTGCGATTGTGGGAGATTTCAAAGCAGCGGATATGAAGAAAAAAGTGACTGCACTTTTCGGTACCTGGAAAACAGCGCCTTACCGGATGGTAAAACGCGTGGCGCCTGACCTGGATTTTGAAAAAAGCCGCTTACTGCTGGTTGACAAGCCTGATGCCAGGGAAACTACGTTTTCAATCGGGGGCAAAGGAGTTGATTTCAATTCACCTGATTATGTGCCTGTGATGGTCGTCAATACGATCCTGGGCGGGCGGTTTACATCCTGGCTGAATGATGCATTGCGCGTCAATTCGGGACTTACTTATGGTGCAAGAAGCGCTTTTATCCGCTATAAATATGCCGGAACATTCTCTATCAGCACTTTTACAAAAAATTCCACAACAGTACCTGCGATCGATATGGCATTACAGGTGCTTGACAGTCTGCACAAAACCGGAATCAATGATGAAATCCTGAAATCGGCCAAAGCATACGTGAAAGGCAGTTTTCCACCTGCATTTGAATCGGCCGGGGCATTGGCGCGGCTGCTGACGGATATGCATATTTATAATTTCGACGAAAGCTATATCAATACATTCCAATCCAAAGTAGACGGGCTGACTACCGCTAGGGCGAAAGAAATTATTGACACTTATTTTCCCAAAGACAAGCTGCAATTCGTGCTGATCGGAAAAGCCAGCGAGATACGCGATCAGGTGAAAAAATATGGAGATATTACGGAAAAGCAGATTAAGGCGGATGGGTTTTAG
- a CDS encoding M16 family metallopeptidase — translation MRLKFILLCLVIMARLTCTFAQTKPEDVKTFALDNGMKFLVLEDHSIPNANMYIFWKVGSRNEVHGITGLSHFFEHMMFNGSKNFGPKEFDRFMEANGGSNNAYTTENVTVYTDWFQKDALEPIFKLESDRIANLSIDPKMVESERGVVLSERSTGLENSNYRLLGELVQSVAFQEHPYMFPVIGFESDIKSWTQEDLENYFKTYYSPNNATVVIVGDITLEQVRKMADQYMAPIPARGLPPKIRTIEPPQNGERRVTTYKDIATPNILMAYHVPETKHADYYALDLLSSLLTSGNSSRLTKSLVMDSTLATNVSSFTDQSFDPSLFVIYAIAGTHVTAPDLEKAIDNQINRVIKDGVKEEELQKVKNQKLMEFYRTLETINGKANSLGSYDVFFGDYKKMFEAPELYKKVTVEDIKRVAGKYFTDRNRTVGYLLPEKSK, via the coding sequence ATGAGGCTAAAATTTATTCTGCTGTGCCTGGTCATAATGGCAAGGCTGACTTGCACATTTGCCCAGACTAAGCCGGAGGATGTAAAAACATTTGCATTAGACAACGGAATGAAGTTTCTCGTGCTCGAAGACCATTCCATTCCCAATGCCAATATGTACATTTTCTGGAAAGTAGGCTCGCGCAACGAGGTGCACGGGATCACCGGACTTTCACACTTTTTCGAGCACATGATGTTCAATGGTTCCAAGAATTTCGGACCGAAAGAATTTGACCGTTTTATGGAAGCAAACGGCGGTTCCAACAATGCATACACAACCGAAAATGTGACTGTTTACACCGACTGGTTTCAGAAAGATGCATTGGAACCAATCTTCAAACTGGAATCGGACCGCATTGCGAACTTGTCAATCGACCCAAAAATGGTAGAAAGCGAGCGCGGCGTGGTGCTTTCCGAGCGCAGTACCGGGCTGGAAAACAGCAATTACCGGCTCCTGGGCGAGCTGGTCCAGTCCGTTGCGTTCCAGGAGCATCCTTATATGTTTCCGGTGATCGGGTTTGAATCCGATATTAAGAGCTGGACGCAGGAAGATCTGGAAAACTATTTCAAGACATACTATTCACCTAACAATGCAACGGTAGTAATAGTCGGGGATATTACTTTGGAACAGGTCAGGAAAATGGCAGACCAATACATGGCACCGATTCCTGCACGCGGGTTGCCGCCGAAAATCAGAACGATCGAACCGCCGCAAAATGGCGAGAGAAGGGTTACTACCTACAAGGATATTGCCACGCCAAATATTTTAATGGCCTACCACGTGCCTGAGACCAAGCACGCGGATTATTACGCGCTCGACCTGTTAAGCAGTCTGCTGACTTCCGGAAATTCGTCCCGGCTAACCAAATCGCTCGTCATGGATTCCACCCTGGCGACCAATGTTTCCAGTTTCACGGATCAAAGTTTTGACCCGAGCCTGTTTGTGATCTATGCCATCGCAGGCACCCATGTAACTGCGCCGGATCTGGAAAAAGCGATTGACAATCAGATCAATAGGGTGATTAAAGACGGCGTAAAGGAAGAGGAACTTCAAAAAGTGAAAAATCAGAAGCTGATGGAATTTTACCGGACATTGGAAACGATCAATGGAAAAGCAAATAGCCTCGGTAGTTACGACGTGTTTTTCGGAGATTATAAAAAAATGTTCGAAGCACCGGAACTGTATAAAAAAGTGACCGTGGAGGATATCAAGCGGGTTGCAGGCAAATATTTCACGGATCGTAACCGGACCGTGGGGTATCTTTTGCCAGAAAAATCAAAATAA
- a CDS encoding endonuclease/exonuclease/phosphatase family protein codes for MKNALRVLLILVGFATLAGFSKKYSEILKDQRFKVMTYNIHHANPPSAGNKIDIEAIAKVINAEKPDFVALQEVDVNTERSGKGKNQAQQIAALTGMKFYFSKAIDHGGGDYGVAVLSKFPITDSVKYVLPIHADMKEEDRTVAAVTVTLPNNRKVIFASTHLGLKEPNRVLQAETIIEKFGKIELPMILAGDFNAVPDSKVIAYLDKHFKRTCSECGFTIPVEKPNKTIDFIMFKSDKLKASNTRVIDEKYASDHLPVVADFILK; via the coding sequence ATGAAAAATGCGCTCCGTGTCCTGCTCATTCTGGTAGGATTTGCTACCCTCGCCGGTTTTTCCAAGAAGTATTCCGAAATACTCAAAGACCAGCGTTTCAAGGTAATGACCTACAATATCCACCACGCCAATCCGCCTTCTGCCGGAAATAAGATTGATATTGAAGCAATAGCCAAAGTGATCAATGCGGAAAAACCTGATTTTGTCGCATTGCAGGAAGTGGATGTAAATACGGAAAGATCAGGAAAAGGAAAGAACCAGGCGCAGCAAATCGCCGCGCTGACAGGCATGAAATTCTATTTTTCCAAAGCGATTGACCACGGAGGAGGCGATTACGGTGTGGCTGTGTTGTCAAAATTCCCGATCACAGATTCAGTAAAGTATGTATTGCCGATCCACGCAGATATGAAGGAGGAGGACCGGACCGTGGCTGCGGTTACAGTTACATTGCCGAATAACCGGAAGGTAATCTTCGCCAGCACGCACTTGGGGTTGAAAGAACCTAACCGCGTATTGCAGGCCGAGACGATCATTGAAAAATTTGGTAAAATAGAATTGCCGATGATTTTGGCCGGAGATTTCAATGCCGTGCCAGACAGCAAAGTGATTGCCTATCTTGACAAGCATTTTAAAAGAACGTGTTCAGAATGCGGATTTACAATCCCGGTGGAAAAGCCGAACAAAACGATCGACTTCATTATGTTCAAATCCGACAAACTAAAAGCTTCGAATACCCGGGTGATCGACGAGAAATATGCTTCCGACCATTTGCCCGTCGTAGCAGATTTTATCCTGAAATAA
- a CDS encoding VRR-NUC domain-containing protein: protein MPSDQIAENNGLHTRLETGSPTGSPTGFPTDLPPKYYHEYFSYVLEFVRKRYSHILTEKELGFLETYDRLSEDAQCLFIRFSNRSKSFFRVNSLSYSEISDLPAVLEELHENGFIESLCDSHEARFSEIMELFTKPEHLLFTKILGPDIMPAKSIKKPDLVRWLMHEYDFKTLCEIITETEPVVKVTFEAEVMLMKFLFFGNRHADMTEFVIRDLGHVRFQSFDEQFLSIQFETRKEVDDTLTVSLMKETFDVIKNELPPEEIYDWFMNWYAGNGTGLAPKALPSFNSLILRIGAWLERKKMLSQALVIYQLTNDAPARERRVRLLNNLGEIEEALALCEEIAENPQNADERYFSLDFQERIKNKKRKLVKRTTQALKDAEAIEVPISFRFQVEYGALEYYRALGYEAFFSENEPWRALFGLLFWDIIYDTNVQTIHNPLQRIPSDFFLPDFYYKRSAQLKERLEAASSREIIDELVTQTFNDKYGITNVLVPWYDGALHKVLTLTSLLSPEKIRAVMMEIALNLRENTRGFPDLLVWNETDYAFIEIKSPTDHLSSRQLHWQHFFKEHDVSSRIVRVNWIKDEVISG, encoded by the coding sequence GTGCCTTCGGATCAAATTGCAGAGAATAACGGGCTTCATACAAGGTTAGAAACCGGGTCTCCAACCGGGTCTCCAACCGGGTTCCCAACCGACCTCCCACCGAAATATTACCATGAATATTTCAGCTATGTGCTGGAATTTGTAAGGAAGCGGTACTCCCATATTCTGACGGAAAAAGAGCTGGGTTTTCTGGAAACGTATGACCGGCTTTCCGAGGATGCTCAATGCCTTTTTATCCGTTTCAGTAACCGCAGCAAGTCTTTTTTCCGGGTTAACAGCCTCTCCTATTCCGAGATTTCCGACCTGCCCGCTGTACTCGAAGAGCTACATGAAAATGGATTTATAGAATCACTTTGCGACTCGCACGAAGCGCGTTTCAGCGAGATCATGGAGCTTTTTACCAAACCGGAACACCTGCTTTTTACCAAGATCCTGGGCCCGGATATCATGCCTGCCAAAAGCATTAAAAAGCCGGATCTGGTCCGCTGGCTGATGCACGAGTACGATTTCAAAACGCTGTGCGAAATCATTACCGAAACCGAGCCGGTGGTTAAGGTAACTTTCGAGGCGGAGGTGATGCTGATGAAGTTCCTGTTTTTCGGGAACCGGCACGCCGATATGACCGAATTTGTGATCCGCGACCTCGGCCACGTGCGGTTTCAGTCTTTCGATGAACAGTTTTTATCCATTCAGTTTGAAACCAGAAAGGAAGTCGATGATACTCTGACGGTTTCATTGATGAAAGAAACTTTTGATGTGATCAAAAACGAGCTGCCGCCAGAGGAAATCTACGACTGGTTTATGAACTGGTACGCAGGAAACGGCACCGGGCTCGCGCCAAAAGCATTACCTTCTTTCAATTCTCTGATTTTGAGAATAGGCGCCTGGCTGGAACGCAAAAAAATGCTCTCTCAGGCACTGGTTATTTACCAGCTTACCAACGATGCACCGGCCCGCGAGCGGCGTGTGCGACTGCTGAACAATCTGGGTGAGATCGAAGAGGCCCTGGCACTGTGCGAGGAGATCGCAGAAAACCCGCAGAATGCAGATGAACGCTATTTCAGTCTGGATTTTCAGGAAAGGATTAAGAATAAAAAGCGTAAGCTGGTCAAGCGGACTACCCAGGCTTTGAAGGATGCCGAGGCGATCGAAGTACCGATCTCGTTCCGGTTCCAGGTTGAATATGGTGCGCTGGAATATTACCGCGCGCTGGGCTACGAGGCTTTTTTTAGTGAAAATGAACCCTGGCGTGCCTTGTTCGGGCTGCTTTTCTGGGATATTATTTATGATACCAATGTGCAGACGATCCATAATCCGCTGCAACGCATTCCGTCCGACTTCTTTTTACCTGATTTTTACTACAAAAGATCAGCGCAATTGAAGGAGAGATTGGAAGCCGCCAGTTCGCGTGAGATTATCGACGAACTGGTTACCCAGACTTTTAATGATAAATACGGCATTACCAATGTGCTGGTACCCTGGTACGACGGCGCGCTGCACAAAGTTCTGACACTTACTTCCTTGTTATCGCCTGAGAAAATCCGCGCAGTGATGATGGAAATCGCATTGAACCTGCGCGAAAATACCCGCGGTTTTCCCGACCTGCTGGTCTGGAACGAAACGGATTATGCATTTATCGAAATCAAATCCCCAACCGATCACCTTTCTTCGCGGCAGCTGCATTGGCAACACTTTTTCAAAGAGCATGACGTTTCCAGCCGCATTGTGCGGGTGAACTGGATCAAGGACGAAGTTATTTCAGGATAA
- a CDS encoding phosphoglycerate kinase produces MTTLDSYDFSGKKALVRVDFNVPLNDKFEITDDTRIRATIPTISKILNDGGAVILMSHLGRPKDGPTEKYSLKHLVNPLSLILGKTVKFADDCIGESATELSAALQPGEVLLLENLRFYKEEEKGNEEFAEKLSKLGDVWVMDAFGTAHRAHASTAVIGKFFKDKVCGYVMQAELDNAERLLEHSERPFTAIMGGAKISDKILIIERLIDKVDNLIIGGGMSYTFSKAQGGSIGKSLLEADKQDLTLELVQKAKDKGVNLILPVDSVIADKFANDAERKVVPAGEIPDDWEGLDIGPETAKIFAEIIKNSKTVLWNGPMGVFEFPNFAQGTNAIAEAVVAVTEENDAFSLIGGGDSASAINNAGYGDRVSYVSTGGGALLEYMEGKVLPGVAALEE; encoded by the coding sequence ATGACTACATTAGATTCTTATGATTTCTCAGGGAAAAAGGCCCTGGTCCGCGTGGATTTTAACGTCCCCCTCAATGACAAATTTGAAATCACGGACGATACCCGTATCCGTGCTACAATTCCCACAATCAGTAAGATTCTCAACGACGGAGGTGCCGTTATTTTGATGTCGCACCTGGGCCGCCCCAAAGATGGGCCCACAGAAAAGTATTCTCTTAAACATTTGGTAAACCCGCTGTCACTGATACTTGGCAAAACTGTGAAGTTTGCTGACGATTGTATTGGTGAAAGCGCAACTGAACTGTCGGCCGCGTTGCAACCAGGAGAAGTGCTTCTGCTTGAAAACCTTCGTTTTTATAAAGAAGAAGAAAAAGGTAATGAAGAATTCGCTGAAAAGCTCTCAAAGCTAGGCGATGTTTGGGTAATGGACGCATTCGGAACTGCCCACCGTGCGCACGCTTCCACCGCCGTGATCGGCAAGTTTTTTAAAGATAAAGTTTGCGGTTACGTCATGCAGGCTGAGCTGGATAATGCAGAAAGGTTGCTGGAACATTCAGAAAGACCTTTTACCGCGATTATGGGCGGCGCGAAAATTTCTGATAAAATCCTGATCATCGAACGTCTGATAGACAAAGTGGATAATCTGATCATCGGCGGCGGAATGTCTTACACATTCTCAAAGGCGCAGGGCGGTAGCATCGGAAAGTCGCTTTTAGAAGCAGATAAGCAAGATTTGACACTTGAACTGGTTCAGAAAGCCAAGGATAAAGGTGTGAACCTGATCCTTCCTGTTGACTCGGTAATTGCTGATAAATTTGCAAATGATGCAGAGCGTAAAGTAGTACCGGCTGGCGAGATTCCAGACGATTGGGAAGGTCTGGATATTGGTCCTGAAACAGCCAAGATATTTGCGGAGATCATTAAAAACTCAAAAACCGTACTTTGGAATGGTCCAATGGGCGTTTTTGAATTCCCGAACTTTGCACAAGGTACCAATGCGATTGCAGAAGCAGTAGTAGCGGTAACAGAAGAAAACGATGCATTTTCCCTGATTGGCGGCGGCGATTCTGCTTCCGCGATTAATAATGCAGGTTATGGCGACCGTGTAAGCTACGTTTCTACGGGCGGCGGCGCTTTGCTTGAGTATATGGAGGGTAAGGTACTTCCGGGTGTGGCTGCATTGGAAGAATAA